The proteins below are encoded in one region of Tsuneonella sp. CC-YZS046:
- a CDS encoding TIGR03013 family XrtA/PEP-CTERM system glycosyltransferase has protein sequence MIRLFKHYIPHAVLLLGLVDLLLLMLAGELAWQLRAGQLDMNAGHIGDRLSSLSVFAGIVLIAMISVGVYGAEALRSLRYALARLVVAVSLGIIALSFVDFVVPGLDFWRSTLAYAMVFSIILLIVNRIVVGGLLGTSAFRRRVLVLGAGRRAERLRDLANRQGSGFVIVGFIGMSENKPLIEEAINRSAIHDLSRFVENLGVSEVVLALEERRNALPLKDLLRIKTAGVHVNDFSSFIERETGRVDLDSVNPSWLIFSDGFSSGRMMSSISKRIFDVTASSLLLLVTWPIIALFALLVKLDSKGPAFFRQTRVGLYGESFDVIKLRSMRSDAEKAGEAKWAQKNDPRVTRIGRFIRKVRIDELPQAWTVLKGEMSFVGPRPERPEFVTDLEDKLPYYAERHMVKPGITGWAQINYPYGASIEDARHKLEYDLYYAKNYTPFLDLLILLQTFRVILWGEGAR, from the coding sequence TGATGCTTGCGGGTGAATTGGCCTGGCAATTGCGCGCGGGGCAGTTGGATATGAATGCCGGGCATATTGGCGACCGCCTGTCCTCGCTTTCCGTGTTTGCCGGGATTGTGCTGATCGCCATGATCTCGGTCGGCGTCTACGGCGCGGAGGCGCTGCGATCCCTGCGCTATGCGCTGGCGCGTCTGGTCGTTGCGGTCAGCCTCGGGATAATTGCGCTATCCTTTGTCGATTTTGTCGTGCCGGGCCTCGATTTCTGGCGCTCCACCCTGGCCTATGCCATGGTGTTTTCGATCATTCTGCTGATCGTGAACCGCATCGTGGTGGGCGGCCTGCTGGGGACATCCGCGTTCCGCCGCAGGGTGCTCGTGCTGGGTGCCGGCCGGCGTGCCGAGAGATTGCGTGATCTGGCCAATCGCCAAGGCAGCGGTTTCGTGATCGTCGGCTTCATCGGCATGAGCGAAAATAAGCCGCTGATCGAGGAAGCCATCAACCGTTCCGCTATTCACGATCTCAGCCGCTTTGTCGAAAATCTCGGCGTAAGCGAAGTCGTGCTCGCGCTGGAGGAACGGCGCAACGCTCTGCCTCTCAAGGATCTCCTGCGGATCAAAACCGCCGGTGTGCATGTCAATGATTTCTCGAGCTTCATCGAGCGCGAAACCGGCAGGGTGGATCTGGATTCCGTCAATCCGAGCTGGCTTATATTTTCGGACGGTTTTTCCTCCGGCCGCATGATGTCGAGTATCTCCAAGCGGATATTTGACGTCACGGCCAGCAGCTTGTTGCTGCTTGTCACATGGCCGATCATCGCCTTGTTCGCCTTGCTGGTCAAACTGGACAGCAAGGGGCCGGCCTTTTTCAGGCAGACCAGAGTGGGGCTGTATGGCGAGAGTTTCGACGTAATAAAGCTCCGCTCCATGCGGTCGGATGCGGAAAAGGCCGGAGAGGCGAAGTGGGCGCAGAAAAACGATCCGCGCGTAACCCGGATCGGCCGCTTTATCCGCAAGGTGCGGATCGACGAGCTTCCCCAGGCCTGGACTGTGCTGAAAGGCGAGATGAGCTTCGTGGGGCCGCGCCCGGAAAGGCCCGAATTCGTTACGGACCTCGAGGACAAACTTCCGTATTATGCGGAAAGGCACATGGTGAAGCCGGGTATCACCGGATGGGCGCAGATCAACTATCCGTATGGCGCCTCGATCGAGGACGCCCGGCACAAGCTGGAATATGATCTCTATTACGCGAAGAACTATACGCCTTTTCTCGATCTACTGATCCTGTTGCAGACCTTTCGCGTCATCCTGTGGGGTGAGGGCGCGCGATGA
- the prsK gene encoding XrtA/PEP-CTERM system histidine kinase PrsK, with the protein MSGGSVFWIAFGYWSHLIGAVACVSLAVWLLGRKEGQANRWAIIAALALSALWSLIAASTSPISPAALLFESLRNIGWLVALYFLFASDGRHASLRPIRPVLFALGFVELLLPLVVLASVQPGLAASLKDAIFHLLVTFRLMVTVGALVLLHNLYVGAEQVARSILRWPAAALAAMWVYDLNFYTISYLGDRFPIELAAMRGLITAAMVAPLAIGFSRRASQLKFKPSRVVTFQSLSLLAIGAYLVTMVGIAHSIALIGGGFARLTQIGFVFAASVFALLWLPSEHMRRWLRVTAVKHLFQHRYDYRAEWLRFTRTIGLAGEDAPPLHERAIKAVADICDSPSGLLLLPGENGKLVLAASWQWPLADVPAEAMPPSAVEFFERENFVCNLDDLRNGHEQRGEAAIVPQWLLDESKAWTLVPLLHYERLTGLVVLAHPPVARQLDWEDFDLLRVVGQHLASYLAEQAGQDALREASNFDEFNRRIAFVMHDIKNLASQLSLLARNAERHADNPEFRADMLLTLRNSADKLNGLLARLGRYGKHGAETLEAVNLDECAADLARRFSVSSQIMVVESQPCLVTANREALEQALVHIVQNAIDASPDDASVFVRVRRDRVEGVIEIVDSGCGMSPEFVRTRLFKPFVSSKPGGFGIGAFEARELIRAMKGTLDVESREGLGTRFFIRLPLAEMADLISKFDSGKAEVA; encoded by the coding sequence ATGAGCGGCGGCAGCGTGTTCTGGATTGCGTTCGGCTATTGGAGCCATTTGATCGGCGCGGTTGCCTGCGTATCGCTGGCGGTATGGCTGCTGGGCAGGAAGGAAGGGCAAGCCAATCGCTGGGCGATTATCGCCGCATTGGCATTGAGCGCCTTGTGGAGCCTGATAGCAGCCAGCACTTCTCCGATTTCCCCTGCCGCGCTGCTGTTTGAAAGCCTGCGGAATATAGGCTGGCTTGTCGCGCTGTATTTCCTGTTCGCGTCGGACGGCCGCCACGCGAGCTTGCGGCCGATCCGCCCGGTCCTGTTCGCGCTGGGTTTTGTCGAACTGCTGCTGCCCCTGGTGGTTCTCGCTTCGGTCCAGCCTGGTCTGGCCGCCTCCTTGAAGGATGCGATCTTCCATCTTCTGGTGACATTCCGCCTGATGGTCACGGTCGGAGCGCTCGTGCTTCTGCACAATCTTTACGTGGGTGCGGAGCAGGTGGCGCGCTCGATCCTGCGGTGGCCGGCGGCGGCGCTGGCCGCGATGTGGGTATACGACCTCAACTTCTACACGATCAGCTATCTGGGCGATCGCTTTCCCATCGAACTGGCGGCGATGCGGGGATTGATTACCGCCGCCATGGTCGCGCCGCTCGCGATCGGGTTCAGCCGGCGCGCGTCCCAACTGAAATTCAAGCCATCCCGCGTAGTGACCTTTCAGAGCCTCTCGCTGTTGGCGATCGGCGCCTATCTGGTGACCATGGTCGGGATCGCGCATTCCATCGCCCTCATTGGCGGCGGTTTTGCCCGGCTGACCCAGATCGGTTTCGTGTTCGCGGCCAGCGTCTTTGCGCTCCTGTGGCTGCCGTCGGAGCATATGCGGCGATGGCTCCGGGTAACGGCGGTCAAGCATCTGTTCCAGCACCGCTACGATTACAGGGCGGAGTGGCTGCGTTTTACCCGGACCATCGGTCTCGCAGGAGAAGATGCGCCGCCGCTGCACGAGCGGGCGATCAAGGCGGTGGCGGATATTTGCGACAGCCCCAGCGGCCTGCTGCTGTTGCCTGGCGAAAACGGGAAGCTGGTGCTCGCCGCAAGCTGGCAATGGCCACTGGCGGATGTTCCCGCCGAGGCGATGCCGCCTTCGGCTGTTGAATTCTTCGAGCGGGAGAATTTCGTCTGCAATCTCGACGATCTGAGGAATGGGCACGAGCAGCGCGGCGAGGCCGCGATAGTTCCGCAATGGCTGCTGGATGAAAGCAAGGCATGGACGCTTGTGCCCCTGCTCCATTACGAGCGCCTCACAGGGCTGGTCGTGCTGGCTCATCCCCCTGTCGCCCGGCAACTGGACTGGGAGGATTTCGATCTGCTGCGCGTGGTGGGCCAGCACCTCGCAAGCTATCTGGCCGAGCAGGCGGGGCAGGATGCGCTGAGAGAAGCCAGCAATTTCGACGAGTTCAATCGCCGCATCGCCTTCGTGATGCATGATATCAAGAACCTTGCCAGCCAGCTTTCCCTGCTGGCACGGAACGCCGAACGCCATGCCGACAATCCTGAATTTCGGGCCGATATGCTGCTTACTCTGCGCAACAGCGCCGACAAGCTGAATGGGTTGCTTGCGCGGCTTGGCCGCTACGGCAAGCATGGGGCCGAAACGCTCGAAGCCGTCAATCTGGACGAATGCGCCGCGGATCTCGCCAGGCGGTTCAGCGTAAGCAGCCAGATCATGGTTGTGGAAAGCCAGCCCTGCCTCGTCACCGCGAACCGCGAGGCTTTGGAGCAGGCGCTCGTGCATATCGTGCAGAATGCGATCGACGCCAGCCCGGACGATGCCTCGGTGTTCGTTCGAGTGCGGCGGGATCGCGTCGAGGGCGTGATAGAGATTGTCGATTCAGGATGCGGAATGAGCCCTGAATTTGTCAGAACCCGCCTTTTCAAACCCTTCGTATCTTCCAAGCCTGGAGGCTTCGGTATCGGGGCCTTCGAAGCCCGCGAGTTGATCCGGGCCATGAAGGGAACTCTCGACGTGGAATCCCGGGAAGGGCTGGGCACCCGCTTCTTCATCCGCCTGCCCTTGGCCGAGATGGCGGATCTCATCAGCAAGTTCGATTCCGGCAAGGCCGAGGTGGCATGA
- the prsR gene encoding PEP-CTERM-box response regulator transcription factor produces the protein MMAQPQINASKPKILVVEDDPGLQAQLKWAYEDFEVIVVGDRPAAIAALRAEEPVVVTLDLGLPPDPDGTSEGFALLDEIMAIKPDTKVIVASGHGARESALKAIDSGAYDFYQKPVDIEQLGLIVRRAINLHRIEEENRRLAAKADGGNRVLGGLITAAPEMIRVARTIERVANANVSVMLLGASGTGKELLARGLHDASGRKGGAFVAINCAAIPENLLESELFGHEKGAFTGAVKTTEGKIEQAHGGTLFLDEVGDIPLPLQVKLLRFLQERTIERIGGRKSISVDTRIVCATHQNLEAMIGDGRFREDLFYRLAEIVVKIPSLAERPGDATLLAKAFLKRFSQEMNPQVKGFAADALAAIDGWGWPGNVRELENRVKRAVIMADGKMIHASDLDLEGEEDEAAQPLNLKSAREAADRKVIRHALARSEGNISSTAKLLGISRPTLYDLLKQYDLQG, from the coding sequence ATGATGGCCCAACCGCAGATCAATGCAAGCAAACCGAAGATACTCGTCGTCGAAGACGATCCGGGCCTGCAGGCTCAACTCAAATGGGCCTATGAGGATTTCGAGGTGATAGTTGTCGGGGATCGTCCGGCGGCTATCGCGGCATTGCGCGCCGAGGAGCCTGTCGTCGTCACGCTGGACCTGGGGCTGCCGCCCGATCCCGACGGAACCAGCGAGGGTTTCGCTCTGCTGGATGAGATCATGGCGATTAAGCCCGATACCAAGGTGATTGTCGCATCCGGCCATGGCGCGCGGGAAAGCGCGCTGAAGGCAATCGATAGCGGCGCATACGACTTCTACCAGAAGCCGGTCGACATCGAGCAATTGGGCCTCATTGTTCGGCGGGCGATCAACCTGCATCGGATCGAGGAAGAAAACCGCAGGCTGGCGGCAAAGGCGGACGGCGGCAATCGCGTGCTGGGCGGGCTGATTACCGCTGCTCCGGAAATGATCCGCGTCGCGCGCACCATCGAGCGCGTGGCCAATGCCAATGTTTCCGTGATGCTGCTCGGCGCCAGCGGCACGGGCAAGGAATTGCTGGCTCGCGGGCTTCACGATGCGAGCGGCCGAAAAGGCGGGGCCTTTGTCGCCATCAATTGCGCAGCGATCCCGGAAAACCTTCTGGAAAGCGAGCTTTTCGGGCATGAGAAAGGCGCGTTCACCGGCGCCGTGAAAACCACCGAGGGCAAGATCGAGCAGGCCCATGGCGGCACCCTGTTTCTGGATGAGGTGGGCGACATTCCGCTGCCTCTTCAGGTCAAGCTGCTGCGCTTCCTGCAGGAGCGGACGATCGAACGGATCGGCGGACGTAAATCCATTTCCGTGGACACCCGGATCGTTTGCGCCACCCATCAGAATCTGGAAGCCATGATCGGCGATGGACGGTTCCGGGAAGATCTTTTCTATCGTCTCGCGGAAATCGTGGTGAAGATACCATCGCTTGCCGAACGGCCGGGCGATGCGACCTTGCTCGCCAAGGCATTTCTCAAGCGCTTCTCCCAGGAAATGAACCCGCAGGTGAAAGGGTTCGCCGCGGATGCATTGGCCGCGATCGATGGCTGGGGCTGGCCGGGAAATGTTCGCGAACTGGAAAACCGGGTCAAGCGGGCCGTAATCATGGCCGATGGCAAAATGATCCACGCATCCGATCTCGATCTGGAAGGCGAGGAAGACGAAGCGGCCCAACCCCTCAATCTCAAGAGTGCGCGCGAAGCGGCGGACCGGAAAGTGATCCGTCATGCGCTCGCACGCAGCGAAGGCAATATCTCAAGCACGGCCAAGCTGCTGGGCATCAGCCGCCCCACCCTGTACGACCTCCTTAAGCAGTATGATCTGCAAGGCTGA